The segment TCAAAAATTAAGCACAAACATCCAGGTATGCAGATTTTATTACAGTGTAGCTGAGAACTGCTGAATTTTCTCTAAATCAGAATTGGTGTCCTAGGTATGTGCTAACACCAGTAATGTGTTCTAGGTTGTGTTGCTATCAGCTACAATGCCGATGGATGTGTTGGAAGTGACCAAAAAGTTCATGAGAGATCCCATACGTATTTTGGTTAAGAAGGAAGAACTGACTCTGGAGGGTATCAAGCAGTTCTACATTAATGTTGAAAGAGAGGTTGGTATCTGTTGTACTTGCTCTGGCTCAAAGAATTAAGTTCTCTTACCTTCTTGTTAAAGCACTGTActaaaattacagaaactgaGGCTGAGCTTTGGTTTCTGTAGTAATGCTAGTAGAGTACAcgcaagaagaagaaaaactgtgcACTGGATCAAAAATGACTAGGGTGGACCTCTTTCTTAATGTCCAGTGTCCTGTGTCTTAAGATTTGGTGCAACAACTGATTCAGAGACTCTGCGTAGTGTCCTGTTGCAACTTTACAGGTTGTATCAAATGTAATTGCATGCTTAATTGGTTATTGCTTTTGAGTTCTACTCCTGATTTGGCACTCTTACTACATACTGAACTGTCAGTGGTATGATGCATTCCCAATCTTCTTTGTTCAGGAGTGGAAGCTGGATACTCTCTGCGATTTGTATGAGACGCTGACTATTACACAGGCTGTTATTTTCCTGAACACAAGGAGAAAAGTAGACTGGCTTACAGAGAAAATGCATGCCAGGGACTTCACAGTCTCAGCTCTGGTAAGAAGTGATGTTTACAGCTTCTGAAATGCCATGTATGTACTGAAAAATCATGAGCTGTATTTGAGTGAGAAGCAGGAAAGTTATAATATAGCTGTGCAGTGCTGTATTATCGTTCCCCctgcttaaagaaaaatgcttccttCTATCCCTACCTGCTTTGTTTCCACGGCAGGTAGGGACGCTGGGTTCCATACATCCCTTTGTGTTTTAAAGGATATTCCAGTCTGGTGTATTGGAACTAATAGTAATTAGCAACTTTTTAAACTCTGCAGCATGGTGACATGGACCAGAAGGAACGTGATGTTATCATGAGAGAGTTCAGATCAGGATCCAGCCGTGTCCTGATCACCACTGACTTGCTGGTGAGTATTAATCTTACAACTGAACACACTTCTGTGTAAACCTGGTGCCAAAAGCTTCATAATTCAGTGAAGGTTCTTATAGCCTGAACTATTTGGAGCTTCTTGGAAGAGCAAAGACTGCGCTCCACTATGGACTACACAGTTGTAGTTCATGACTAACATGTGGTCGACAGAAGCATGGGATAAGTAAGTTAATCTGCAGCCCATGGCTGGCATTAAAGACTCTGTATTGCTTTTCAGGCTCGTGGCATTGATGTACAGCAAGTGTCGTTGGTTATAAATTATGACCTGCCGACCAATCGTGAAAACTACATTCACAGGTTAGTTAAGTTGGCTCTGTCCTTTTGTTGGTGTGCTGCTGTGTGGAGTGTCACATCCTCTACAGAAATCTGCACAGAACCTCTCTTGTGTTTTTCCCCTCTAGTCCTTGGCAAGAACGGGAGGTGTTGTGCCTATATTTgtacagtaaatgaaaaaaagccagcaggaaataaaactggatgtggttttgctttaaaaaaagccctgatTTGCACAGCTATGGTTCTGAAACAAGGGAGGAACACAACTTCtggagaacaaaacaaagcagtggGAAAACTTAGATGTGTTGTGAGTTCAGTGATGGCTGATCACCCTTTGAGATGTGGGGAAACTGGCAGCTACTGAACTACCATTTTGTCATGTAGGCTGTGGAGTAGGATGAGAAAAAGTGGCACAGCATCTCGAGCAACATGAGCTCAGTCTGTAGGTCCTAGCTAAcctgtgtctgctgctgctcagtgacTGACCAGACCTTAATACTAAGCAAACTAGTCATAGAGGATTGATGGGACTGACTTTACATGCTTCTGGCAGCCCAGCTGTGTTCACGTTTCGTGTGCCTTGTTTGCTCTTGCTGTGGCTCCTCTTGCAATGGGATTCTTTCCTCTGGTGTGTCTCTTCTGGCAGCAATTTTGAGTCTTGCCTGCCCTAGGTTTAATTATAGTGACTGTCTCTAAATGAAGTAAACTGCTTTGTTACttcatataaaaagaaaataaatacaggagTCGACAGCAGCAGTTAAATGACACAAGATGGTGCTGATGTAATTTAAGATGTGGATTCGTAAGCAGCAGTTTGAATAAAGAGCAAGttggtatttattttgtcatgatcatttgctgtgttttgtgagCCACTTCTGTGTATTTAGCTCTTGCTGACTGGGTGCTTTATTGTACAGTCTGCAGGAAGGCAGACCTGCTGGGTGTGACTAAACTGCACACTGTGACGCAGATAGCGGCTGACTTGGGCTTACACAATAACACAGCTTGGATTTTtgtgtttagaaaacaaacagacTAAGTTTTCCCACTGGAAACAGTTACATTGAATTAAAACTCTGTGCTGTTCTGTGTTACTGGATAGGATTGGATTAACTTGGAACAGCCCCATTCCTGAACAGCCTCGTACCTTCTGTCTGCCATGTGCTTGGGGTTGGACGTGTGTGGTATATGGGTGTGTTGTTTGAACAGAGGGGAGGGAGACTGAGCCAGCACTTCCTACCACAGTATGTGTCATTAAATATCTTACTTTGCACCCAAAATAGTGATGTTTTCTGCTCTGCGCTACTCCATAGGATGGCTGTTGCTTCTGTCCTGGTGGCCCCAACTGCTAGTTTTTCCTGACTAGATGTTACTTTGGTAGCAGCTGGTCCTGTAAATGCAGCATAACCTGACCAGTGGCAGATGAAAGAGCAGCAGTTAAGGAATCGATCTCACAAACATTTTAAGCAGCTTAGCATTGTTAACTTGtctttaaatgtgttttctttttgtgcagaATTGGCCGGGGTGGTCGCTTTGGCAGAAAAGGTGTGGCTATAAATTTTGTCACTGAAGAGGACAAGAGGATCCTGCGAGACATTGAGACTTTCTACAATACTACAGTGGAGGAGATGCCGATGAATGTGGCTGATCTCATTTAATCCCCGGGGATGAGGTGGTTTTGAATGCAGTGCTCGCTGTTGCTGAATAGGCGATTCACGTGCATCGTGCTTCTTTCTTTGGGGATATATTGAATCTTGTCTCAATGCTCATAACGgatcagaaatacagatttttgatAAGAGAAGCGACTTTTTGTCGTGAGCTCTTGTGGGGAAAGCCATTGGCTTTATCCACTTTAGGGTTAGACTGTTGGGGTTGGGTGGAAAGTCATGGGGTCtgtaaattttttctttattagaaATTTATTTCCTAGTTCCATAGAAGTGGTTGTGTTAGATGTTCTTTATCATTTAATAATTTACTTATGGACTAAAAGATATAAGTGCTGCATAAAGTCAGCCAATTACGTTAAACTAGCCTACCTTCCCTTACTGTATGTACTTACACTTCAGACTGAATTGGAAAGGCCTTtcaaaatttaaacttttataagagcattaaaatgcatttttgtttcatatgtaTTTATTCAATAAAGTATTTAATTAGTGTAAGTGTGATCTGGACCCTGTTGCTAAGCCCCAGCAAGCAAGCAATCATACTATTGTCTTAGTTAGGGTTAAACCCAGTAAAATTTGCCATATTGCACATGTCTTAATGAAGTTTGAATGTTCAATAAAATACTTCTATATTCACTTAAATTGTAAATAATTGCTTCTTGGTAAGAGAGGGGTGCCTTGCTTAGAAGGGAGGAGGATGGTGGTGTCTGACCTGTCTCAGGTTGGGAGCCCTTcaggggagctgtgggtggTGGTGGCCAGACCTGCTGTACTTTAGCAGGTCCAGGGCTCCTAGGTGCGTCCCAGCTCTGTCAGTAATGGCAGGGCTTGGTTTTTGAGTAGTAAATGAGATTGGAGTGCCAGGGGCTCAGACCCGTCACATGGGGCAATCAGACATGTGTCCACaccactaaaataaaatactcccCTCAGAGCAGAAAATGGCTGGCTTAATCAGTACTGGCTTGATTTAAAAAGCCTACTCCACTGCATTATGCTTGCTACCAGCCCACCGTtggggttgtgttttggtttttttaattgcattgaGGAAGGTACTAAAGATAGGGAGCCACCCCAGAGAAGGATGGTCTTTAGGCAGGTAACACTTTAAAAACGCTTTGTTAGCAAGAGCAGAATGAGATgctcaaaaaaagaaacttcttcaGAACTTCACCGACCTTTgtcacacctttttttttttctttgtagcttGAGTGAGGTAAAAGTGTTGCAGTACATCTAGTAGAAAGTGATTTTTGCATCATTAAAGCTGAGGAGTCTGATGACACAAGATGGAGGTGGCATAGGACACCCCCTCAGGAGCTAGGTGCAGCCTAAAGCTTTGTATGCAGTGAAGTGATGGTTCCACGCCATCAGCACTTCCAAACCCAAGCAGCATGGCCTGAAAGGAACAACTCgtcctttctctgctttcagctaAGCCCTTTAGTATGTATATACTTCTTCATGCGTTTACCTTTCCCTGTGTAAGCCTACAACAGCCACAAAGCAGGAGCGTTACTTGGCCCCTCAGCAGCCAGAGATCTCTCTTAACTTCTAAAAAAACAGAATCAAGTACTCCAGCATGAGCTTTTCCAACTGCTGAGCAGTccttttattggaaaaaaaaccaaaacagtacAAAAGTACACAGGTCCCTGCTCCACCCCCAGAGGCTGCTCCGCTCCACTGCCGGGGTGGTGGGGGTTAAGTGTTGTGCGTTAGCTGCTGCATCACCAGGGCACAGAGGCTCACCAGCTGCAGGTATTCATCTGCACCATCTGCCAAGCATTTGTCCACTTCCTGCAAAGAGAAGAGAAGGTAGAGCCCGTTTAAATAGCCGGGGAAGGCGGCCTTGCTGGTCTCCCATCTCCTTCAGGTGGCCAAGGTGTGGAGATCACATCCAGGGAAGGATGCACCATTTGCTCTGCAACTGACTGCTGGGAGCATTGCTGCACATCATCGACACCACCTGCCTTTCTCCAGTGAATTTAGCAAAACTTCCCACACAGCCATCTAGTCTTTTTGGTCAAAATTTAGCAAGTTAGTTCACTCTTTGTTTGAAAAGGCGTATTTTATACACCAGAACAACAACTTGTGTTTTGCAGctcctaattattttttcagtgctgactTAATCTCATCTTTATTCTCCCTCCCACCTTTTATTAAAACACacccaaccaaacccacaaacctctTGCCTGAGTCCCATTACAACAATATAATGTGGCTAATAATTCACTCATCTAAATAGGATTTCAGTTCCTTCTCATGGAATTTATCAGGACAAAAATTCAGGTTCTACAAAAAGAAACTTccaaaactaaaattaaatcaTGTACACTTCTCAGGAGAGAAAATGTGTAAGGAAAATTAATCAGTGGAGATGGGTattggtggtttgttttttctaactCGAGCTACAAACTTACTGCAAGTTTCTCGACTATGACAGATTTCTGCTTGTCACTGTAATCTTCGCTCTCAACAACAGTATCATGCAGCTGGTTCACAAGCTGAGCAACAGCGTACCCTTCATTTATGACATTCTGTGtcagggagagaggaaaatggaaataattcagcagcagaaacccCACAAACTGGAAAACCAATCTGAAAAACTCTGAACTGAAAGACTGTCCTGATACGTATTATGGAGCTTTTTAATTTGAGGACAAGTCAGTCTGTACACAGCCCAGCATCCTGCCTGGCAGCAACCCGAAGGGAGCACCTAGGAAAGACTGCAAGAGCATGGCAATAATTTTGCTTCTGACAATTTACATCTTGGGGATTTTATAAGCTagagacattttaaacatttaataacCTCCACTAAACCTGTCTAAACTTATTCTAAAATTGGGAAGGCTTAACATCCACAGCATCAGGTGGCAGTTTCACAGCCTTCACATTTCAAAGTGCCACCTactctgatttgttttcttcatctggTAGCTACTAGCTTCAGGCATACAGAGATCTGTAGGGCCaaaacttttttaataaaataaaaaccatggCAACTAAagatagcttttaaaaaaaaaaaaaaatcagtagtgCCCAGTTATGAAAATGGCAAGTAGTGAGCACAGTAGGCCACGAAGCCATTTAGGCAGACAGCAGTTcgtaaaaatagaaaaagagtTGTTGCAaccttatttttctgtacatCAAAATATACACCCATGCTTTACAGAAGTATGCATTCAAATTGTGTCAATTGAGTATCAAGCGctaatatttgaaacaaaaccccacGATGAAGTACCTACTCCAGAAACTGGAGAACAGTTCCAAACTATTACGTTAGATTAGATCACGGTTTGAGGAAAGACTGCTCCAGCTCCAAGGATTTAGAAAATCTGTATCATCACTTCTTAAGATCAACGCGTTTTCAGACATCCTGGTAAGTAAATGTGAAAGTGTAAGGCAGTGACATCTGCACAGATCCTTGCACAGCAACTCTTAAGATCTGCTGCAAGTTTACCAGAGAAAAAATTCCAGACTCAAAACCAGAGGTCCTGCCAAAACTATCCGATGAGGCTCAGCCAAATAAAAAGCAGGCCAACCgataatggctttttttttttcatacaggcATGGGACATTTCACTGGAAGAAAGAATAGGATTTCAAATCCAGTTCAGGACCACCTGAGCCTCCTTTAAACTCATGAGATTTGGAATTTCCCAGTCTTCAAAGAGAGTAAGAACCTTTTCtgtatcaaagaaaataaatccacatCTGTAAACCAGCAGCTTGTGCCTCCACCAGCAAGATCTATTTTAAGCCACTGCAGTTTGTACAACAAACTTAATCGCTAGTGTAATGTAAGattaacatgaaatattttaaaactgagacttaCTACAGCTTTATTCAGATACTTCTCATCTAACACAGCTTCTGTGTAACAAAGAAGGTGACTAGTCCGGTCCATTGAAGACACAGTTCTAAAGGCCTGATGAGCAGAAGCATCTTGCTAAGAGTTCCTACTCTGCCTAGTTCAGCCTGACAGCTCCACACGTCATCAGTTTAGCTCAGGAGAACGCCAGAATCACATTGGTAGGGAATCTTATTTGCAGCTTTGACAGCTCTTCCTCAGAAGGGAAAGAGCAGAGTACTAACTAGTAAGAGCCAAGCCTTCTGAAACGGGCACCCTTAACTGCCTTGAGGCCAAGCTCCGGCTGCAGCCCAGCAACAAAGGATGCACAGGGCCACGACCTACAACGACACCCAAGCTAGAGCGCTAGGAGGACTCTACCTTTGCCAGGGCTTCCAGTTTCTCAAATGAACCACTCCGGCAGACAGATAGCAGTTCGTCAATGGTTTCTTTAGGGATGACCTGTAACAGGAAGTTACATTTCTTAATTTCAACTTTGTACACTTAAAATTCAAATTGATGCTTACAGTAACAGACACAAACTGTTATGAAGGAGGCCATTGTAGCATTTCATTCCTCTGCACGCCCAGCCACTTTCAAGCAAGCATATAAAATGGACCAGCTAACTTTTAAGAGAGAGCTAGGCTAATATTTGCCCTATATTGgtgatattaaaataaaaactatataATGATAGTGAACTGTCAAAGTCACCTTCATAAATCTAACACACCATCGTTTATTCAGGACATTGACTAAGTGGAGGACCTACTTCAGCAATTAGATCAGCCAATGCTCTCTGTACTGTTCTacaccaaagcaaaacagcaaaccaaTTTTCTCTCCAGTGATGCACCAGGGATATACAAGAAAAAGCCCAACGCAACAAGATCACACAataaatcagaaggaaaaaacctgacagATGCCATGATTTAGCTCTGAGCTGGGAGACACTGCCCACATTCTCCCCTCTACTCATTGTCATTCCTGACAGTAGAGTGTCTGGACAGTTCAGTTACAAAGCTTCTTTACCAACCTTTTGCACTAAGGTCACTCAAGGGCCACAAAAGTTATGTACAACCAAGAACCTGAAGTCGTTCTGAAGATGTAAAAGTTGGGTTCCTTTGGTTTAAACAAGCATTTATTGAATGATGGAATTTCATGCTTGTCTTTCCTATCGTTACAGTCAACCTCTTCCAGGTTTCTTAGAAACTGTGATTTATCTGTATGTGAAACACAGCTCTTTTCTACAGTTAGATACACAAAACTGTACGACTTCACTGAGAAAATTGTTTAAAACTGATCTGTAAAACATGGACAGTAGCAATTGGCTCTGGTTCCATCAAAGTGAAATCATCACAACCCTTACAATTGGGTACGATGGTAGCACCTTCAAGAGAAGTGTGTCCATCATTAAAgcccatttatttttcagctccTCAGCTCCTAAtctcacatttctttctttagggGGTGTTTTGTTGCTATAGGAACACCTTCACACAAGTTTCACTAAATGCATCTCCTCTCAGGTTTCTCCTGTCCCTGTCAGTATTATCTATGTCATTCTAGAAGAAAtcactgctatttttttaataagcaagaCCCACACAGATCCTTGAGGAAACACTGTCAACGCTGAAAACGAGCTGCTACTGAAAGTCATTCCTCTATGGTGTTTCCAAACCATACTTGACAATTGTCtatatttttatacacacatacatataccAAAAAGCCATTCTAGTCTACTGTCCCACAAAAGGCAATACATTTTCCATTCATGGCTAGAGTATTTCAACGTCAGTTTGAATTATAAGACTATTTTACAGTTTCCTTTGACATACAGGATAAGTTTCTAGCAACTTGCTATGTAATAAGTGTACAGAATCACACAGTCTTTAAAATTCTAGTACCATACTGCAATACTCATGTatgaaacaactttttaaatcaAACTGTGAGCAAAGGTAGATACAGATAGCAAGTAGACTTGCTacataaatgtttttcagactAGTTACAGGAGAAACTGTGAAGCATAGCTTACCCCAGCAATTTCAGTGACTATCTTCCCTGTGATCTCTTTCCCACCCATCAGGCGAGTGGCACTTTGAAGAAAAGTAATTGCTTTTCTTAAGTCCCCTTCTGACACTTTAACAAGGTATGATACTGCCTGAAAAATAATGTCAGGAAATGCAAAGTTATATTTCACTGTTGATTAGAATCCACTATACTTTATCAGcacattgattttaaaacatcaggTAGTGCCTAAAGCAGATTATCGCAGACAGGCACAATACACAAGTTAACACAACCTCTCTACTAACACAAATGTGTGCTGgcaatttcaaaatgaaaaatggtttaATGCAAGTATGCtcagcacagaacaaaaaaccTACAGTTTTGCTTCACTTTTCCCTGGTGaacatttctttggttttaggAAGTATCAAAATTCATCCTATCTATGGAAGGAGATTAATATCTAAATGAGTTTGTATATTGTATTTAATACACTTGAGCAGTCTGGAAAAGTATCACAACTTAGCCCCTTTCACTGCAATGCAATTATGCACTGgaataagcaaaaaaaccccatggcaACCATGAAGTTACCTCACTACTGATTTTCACATGTTCCTTCTCAGAAACGTCCAATAGCCTCTGCTGTTGGATTTTGTCTGACAAAGGCTTGAAGCGGAATTTGGAGCATCGAGATGTTAAAGGTTCAATTATTCTGAAAAGTAGAAAGGTAAGTTTTTGGTAACTGAACGCATGGGTTAAATTCTTCCAGACAAAGCTAACAAGGCAGAAAAGGGCAATGTAACCTTAAAACTGCAACATTGTAAAGAATAAAAGTGGAAACCTAAACATTGTCTTCAGTCTTGCATTCCCATAGCTACATCTCTTAACTGAAAACTATGAAAAGTAGGTATCAACCTCTTGGGGAAGTTGGGGggagataaaacaaaaaaacaaacaaacaaaaaaagagatcaCAGTACAGAAAGAGCAACAAGTCCAAATAAGCAACAAATTCCATACATACCTGCTGATGTAATTACAAATAAGGCAGAAGCGTGTTGTTTTAGATTCTTTTTCCATTGTCCGTCGTAAGGCTGACTGGGCTGCTGAAGTCATTGAGTCTGCTTCATCCAGGattacaattttaaaaggaGGACAAACTTtaccactgaaaaataagaaatctgTCATCTAGAGACATGCAACGTATAGaccagggtggggtgggggggaaaatCATTGCAAATAGCAAGTCATATTTTACTTAACTATTTATACCCAATAAATAGAATGTATTCAAAGGTTCAAtcttttttgattatttttagaTAAAGGACTAATATTTGTAATAAAGGGAGGACCAAGTTCTTACAGAAAGACCAACACTTAAATACTACAAAAGTCCTCAAAAATATGTAGTCTTGCTTTaggtttcttcttttaataacTAATGCAGATCTTTTTACAGGCCTCCCAATTCAAAGACTTCAAAGAACACTGCAACAGACTAATTTCAGTACACACTTATTTCTTGCCAGATAGAAGCTGCATGCCAGGacttcctgctgctttccagtttttttcCACACATACAGCTTCACCTGCATGAGGCTTCTCACCACCTAACCCCAGAATCTTGTTAGCATCTTATAAACTAGCACCTCTCTTGTATGAGACGCTGGTGATTAGAGGCACTAGGGAAGTAACTTCCACCACAATaccaaaaaaagctttcctatGGCACTCAGACAGCATTTGCAAGGGCAACAACATATCACCAAATCCAGGAAGCTTGATCTTCTGGGATTTTGCCTCTGCCTCTCTCAACAGCACTAGTAAAAGTTCCTCCCAGGTATTCAAACTCTAAACATGAAATTACATTAAGTCAAAGTTTAGCCAAAGCACTGTGTGTTGCAAACTTCCGGGCAGTGCTGACCCATCATTTATATTAGAATTATAAAGTTAACCTATACAAAACCAACCACATGCTTTGTCCTAAGTGAGAGGGGTCTGATCCAGCACTTACTCTGAACAGCTTCCAGATGCAGTTAGTTGAGCAAAAGCCTTCACTTTTTCCCGAATCACTTGTATTCCTCGTTCATCAGAAGCATTTAACTCAAGGACTCTTTGCCGGAATAATTCAGGCCTGCAAAATTTTTATTACAACATGTTAGCTGCTAACTCTTGTAACGATACATTACAAAGTATAACAACAACCCTTCTGGCCTCTTTGAATGCCAGgtattattataaaaaaataataaaattatttataacatCAAACCACATTCTCATCAGTTTTTTGCTTACAGGTCACTGGATGCACTACTCAAAAAAACTCCCAAGTGCTACAAGTGAGTTGATGAACACAGGCATGATGAATTTTAGTCCGACTCCCAGTATTACTTCTAGACACAACTCAATAGCGCATAACGGAAAGATCACAATTCAGATATTTTATGAAGTACTTTGAGATCTAGGTGTAGCTAACTTAAAATTGGAATTCCTTTACAAAGTTCAGGAAGACATATGCAAgccatttttttcatgctttttgctACAGGGTTACATGGCTGCTAGCCTGAAGTGGGTTAGGTCTATACCGGTAACTGAAATCAATTACTTGTGACAGgacaaatgagaaagaaatctcATGCTACATCTGAATTAGAATGCGAAGATATTCCTGAAAAAGGCCTAGAAATTACATAAGAACAGGCAATGACCAGAGGCACTCTGTCACATGTTTAGAAGACTTGATAGTCAATTGCACCAAAGCAACTTGATTCCAGCTTACCCAAACAGTTCTCTAGCAGCTGCTAAAATAGTGGAAGTCTTTCCAGTTCCAGGCGGGCCATAGAACAACAGATTGGGAAGCTGAAACACAAGGcactattttcaaaaaaagcaaataaacaaaccacaCCACAAACAGGAAAACCTACTGAAAATCTGAGCACCTAATAGAACAAAGTATCTACTCCTCCTAGTAAATAATATAAAGTCTTTCAGGCCTAGGTCATTGCACATAGTGCTCTAAAAAAGTAGGACAAACAGTTGCTGTTTATAACACAGCATGAACAAGCTGTTATTTAGTGGCACCATCACGTGTTGTATCAAAATTGATActtcaatttatatttttttctgatatattCACTCCAGGTCATGTCTGAGGTCACTAAAGCCTACAGAACTCACTGCTATGACTGCAGTGACATGTAAATTTATCCAAGAATGCCAATCAAATAGTCCGGATAATACTAGCAGTGCAGCTGTCACACAACCTGTCACAGGTTTACCATCCCTTACTTTCTCAGCTCCCCAGATTGCCTTTTCAAGCCACGCTGAGAATTCTGTGCTGCCATTAACTCCACTGCAGTAAGTACAAGGGAGCTTGTGAATGCCTGCACTGTACTGCAGCGAGTGCAATGCAGACGCAGCCTAACGCTAATCAGAGAGATGCTTGCAACAACTGACTGGCAAACTTCCACATCCATCCAAGAATTTTTCAAAGGAGGAGACCAGTGCCATTTCTTAAAGAGATTAGGTTAACTgatctttcaaataatttaattaataacctcagcatgaaaaatatgaatgtaTTAAAGAAACATGCTGACACAGGAAGATCAAAGCAGCACAATGAAGACTGCAGTAATAATTACAGAATGACATATAGCAGCACAAAACATAAAATCTCACAATTTGAGAATACAACTGCATATCTGCTAGATCTCCGGAATTAATCagctggaataaaataaaaactgactTTGTTTTGTCTGTCGGTCAGAGGAACAATACAAGCTTGTGTAACATGATTGTCCTAGGACATGCGCTTTCAATACAGATGGAAAATCATTAATACTAACAGGGGGCTAACAAGACTTCACCTGGAAAGCTACACACAGTTCAGGTCATCCTTAGCCAAAGATAACGAATCCAAACTGGGAAAGGTGACCAAAGGAGTGAAGAGTCTATCTTATGAGAAGTGACTTTTTGTGAAGAGTTTGATTTAGTTAGCTCAGCAGAACAGAAGCAGAGACGGAATATGACTGATCTCCACAAACATATCCGAGCAACACAGGGACAATGAACAAAGTTGTCATAAACCGAATTTGTGTAAGTTAGCCATGACTAAATTTTGGCTGACATCAAAAAGCTTTCTAATTAGCACAGGAGTGATAGCTTTCTATACTACTATTTCAAGTAATCCTTCCTACAAACTATCAGGCTGCACTTTAAAACTGCTGCCTTTGACAGCAGGGGATGTTCCAGCCCTAGAACAAGAATTCAAGAGTCCCCTCCGATCGATAGCAAAAAGACAAACTTCTCAGTCTGACTTGATTTCCAGCC is part of the Falco naumanni isolate bFalNau1 chromosome 13, bFalNau1.pat, whole genome shotgun sequence genome and harbors:
- the RFC4 gene encoding replication factor C subunit 4, translated to MQAFLKGPSSISTKPVAAKERGAAGSSGEGRRPRPIPWVEKYRPKNVDEVAFQDEVVAVLKKSLEGADLPNLLFYGPPGTGKTSTILAAARELFGPELFRQRVLELNASDERGIQVIREKVKAFAQLTASGSCSDGKVCPPFKIVILDEADSMTSAAQSALRRTMEKESKTTRFCLICNYISRIIEPLTSRCSKFRFKPLSDKIQQQRLLDVSEKEHVKISSEAVSYLVKVSEGDLRKAITFLQSATRLMGGKEITGKIVTEIAGVIPKETIDELLSVCRSGSFEKLEALAKNVINEGYAVAQLVNQLHDTVVESEDYSDKQKSVIVEKLAEVDKCLADGADEYLQLVSLCALVMQQLTHNT
- the EIF4A2 gene encoding eukaryotic initiation factor 4A-II, with translation MSGGSADYSRDHGGPEGMDPDGVIESNWNEIVDNFDDMNLKESLLRGIYAYGFEKPSAIQQRAIIPCIKGYDVIAQAQSGTGKTATFAISILQQLEIDLKETQALVLAPTRELAQQIQKVILALGDYMGATCHACIGGTNVRNEMQKLQAEAPHIVVGTPGRVFDMLNRRYLSPKWIKMFVLDEADEMLSRGFKDQIYEIFQKLSTNIQVVLLSATMPMDVLEVTKKFMRDPIRILVKKEELTLEGIKQFYINVEREEWKLDTLCDLYETLTITQAVIFLNTRRKVDWLTEKMHARDFTVSALHGDMDQKERDVIMREFRSGSSRVLITTDLLARGIDVQQVSLVINYDLPTNRENYIHRIGRGGRFGRKGVAINFVTEEDKRILRDIETFYNTTVEEMPMNVADLI